The Cylindrospermum stagnale PCC 7417 genome segment CTCGTCACCAAATAATCACTTACAAACACGGCTGGGATTTTATTTTTGCGGTCTCCCCTTATTTCAACGTTCTGGGCTTTAGTGAGATTTTGCGTCGGTGGTCAGTTTCTTAAACTACGCACTACTGGCTACTAATAAGTAACGGTGGAGCGGCTTTCATCTCATTGCTTCTAGAGCTAAGATGAAAGCCGCCCTTTTGATTGAAAAGTATAGTTTTATACTAAATATATTTATTCACTTATCTTCCTGATCATTTTTCCAGCATTCTTGTAGAAAGTCTACACTCGTCAGCCTCCTTGTCCCAGAGAAGTCTCAGCGGCTTCCGCCAAGGCTGATAACTTCAGCGGAGGGTTAGGGTGGGGTATTAGATATTCATCCAAGAGTTTTATTAAGTAATTTTGGAGCAAGAATGGATTAATAAAATATCAATTGTGGGGTTGCGGCGAGTTAAACATTTATTGTTAATTGTCAACTATCAATAGTTACTATTTCTCAGGCATATTTTTTATTCAAGTAATATCTATTACCTACAACTCATTCAAAAAGCATAAAAAACTGATTAACTAGGTCAATCTCAAAAAACATAAAATAGTTCTAATACCCCAGTGCTCCTAGAGATTATTTAAGGAGTATCAAAGTCTGTTTCCTTTTTGTAGAGCGACTCAAAGAGAGGTGCTATGTTTAATTTTGTTGAGTTGATTACAATATTTAGAAAATTTACTTAATATGATTAATGTAATATTTAAGCTTTTTTATTGCCAACATATAATTTTATTTATATCAGTTAAAATTAGCCAAATTTATCATAGCTTAATAAATTTTTGAGAAAAGCAATGTCTATTTAAAGAGTGAATAAAGAATTTGTCCGAACAATAAATATTTCTACAGAATCTTATATTCTAGAGATTGAGAAGCCCATCCCAAAAAGCTATAAGGTAAGAGTGGACTGGTTTTGTTAGAGTTGTCTAAAAATTAAGTAGGTGGAAGTAAATGTAGTGATGGGGAGATAGGGAGATGGGATAAATTCCCTGTACACCTCCCTACCAAGCATAATTTTTAGGGAGAATACCAAGTGTCCTAGCTAGCTCCCCAGTTATGTTAGTTGCTGCCTGCTTACTTAGTATTGTTGTTTTCTGTAGATATTGTACTTGCGGAATTTCACAAGATATGGATTTGTCTGGAAAGCAAGTTGTAAGCGCATATTTTCACAGTCAGTTATCTCCAGCGTTTGAGAGCAACAACACTCAGATCGGAATCTTTGGCATTCATCGCCTGGGATATCAGGTCAGCAATCTACTACTGTATAAATTCACAGACATATGACAACGTCAATAATTCCCAGTTTAGAGAATAACTACACTGTGCCCCAGCACTACCAAGATCATTGCTCCCCATACTGCACACTTCAATGGCGACGGGGTCAGCTGTTGGTAAAGCATCCCAGGCAAGTGAAACAGCCATATCTGCCTTTACTGGATAGAGAGCAATCGTTAGTAGAGTGCTTAAAACATTCCCCAGTCAATTTAGTGAGTATCGATCCAAAGCTGGGTGAGGCTTTACTGCGGTTTTGGGCAGATGCATGTGAGCAAGCTAATAAGCCAATATTTCTCAGCATACCCTCTGGCAATAAATTGCCGAGAAAAGATAGCCGACTTTTGAGGTGGTTTCAGGGGCGAATTGACTGGATTGCTGCCTTAGTTTTGCTGCTAGTAGTAAGTCCAGTAATGCTGGCATTGATTTTGCTGATGCGGATGTACTCACCAGGGTTGCTTTTTTCCCGTGAGTGGCATGTTGGAGAGCGAGGTAAGCTCTTTCGAGCGATCAAGTTTCGCACAACTGTGATACAAGACATGACACCTCTAGGGCATTGGCTATGTAAGTATGGTTTAGAAAATCTGCCCCAATTATGGAATGTGATCCGGGGTGAGATGAGTTTAATGGGAAGTCGTTCTTGGACTTTAGAAGATGCTGTGCGGTTAAGTTCAGAAAGACAACGAGCACTCAATCAACTACCAGGAATTACAGCTTCATGGGAGGTAGAGGAACAGTCTAACATCTTGCAATTAGATAGCTAAAGATTGTGCTTAATTTCTGGCTTATTGGGTTGGTATCGCACAGTAATTATCATATTTACTGGTATAGTAATATCTGAAAATTGTCTTGATTACAGCCACATAGCTATACTAG includes the following:
- the hepC gene encoding heterocyst development glycosyltransferase HepC, whose protein sequence is MTTSIIPSLENNYTVPQHYQDHCSPYCTLQWRRGQLLVKHPRQVKQPYLPLLDREQSLVECLKHSPVNLVSIDPKLGEALLRFWADACEQANKPIFLSIPSGNKLPRKDSRLLRWFQGRIDWIAALVLLLVVSPVMLALILLMRMYSPGLLFSREWHVGERGKLFRAIKFRTTVIQDMTPLGHWLCKYGLENLPQLWNVIRGEMSLMGSRSWTLEDAVRLSSERQRALNQLPGITASWEVEEQSNILQLDS